One Paenibacillus sp. FSL W8-0186 genomic window carries:
- a CDS encoding DUF4280 domain-containing protein has translation MKEAKVEHEQVQPGGGGAKSYVVAGAILSCSYGTQPTRLKRPFSHGVYVKNKAMMNIADYVPGENIPSFGNCFSPHNPAVQTSEMVDIYGVKKAPCVPVLTMPWLNGKSDMLIEGQPALTQDCTHHCLYCGHIRIEDDGQELD, from the coding sequence ATGAAGGAAGCAAAGGTAGAGCATGAGCAGGTGCAGCCAGGAGGGGGCGGGGCCAAAAGCTATGTCGTAGCCGGTGCGATTTTGAGCTGCAGCTATGGCACTCAGCCTACCCGGTTAAAGCGTCCTTTCAGCCATGGGGTATACGTCAAAAATAAAGCCATGATGAATATCGCAGATTACGTGCCCGGAGAGAACATTCCGTCCTTTGGCAACTGCTTCAGCCCTCATAATCCTGCTGTGCAGACCAGTGAAATGGTTGATATTTACGGGGTGAAGAAGGCTCCGTGCGTCCCTGTTCTTACGATGCCATGGCTGAATGGGAAAAGCGATATGTTGATCGAGGGCCAGCCGGCTCTGACGCAGGACTGCACGCACCACTGCTTATATTGCGGACATATTCGCATAGAAGATGACGGCCAGGAGCTGGACTAA
- the qoxD gene encoding cytochrome aa3 quinol oxidase subunit IV: MKKLFPLQHVMGYVSSLILSIVALTVLFFDMSYGMQMTVLLVCAIIQMSVQLFVFMHIGETGTKTSLYTNIAYALFVGLVTIFGTLFTMIWGYQ; encoded by the coding sequence ATGAAAAAACTGTTCCCGCTTCAACACGTCATGGGATATGTCTCTTCGCTGATCCTTTCGATCGTTGCACTGACCGTTCTGTTCTTCGATATGTCCTACGGGATGCAAATGACGGTTCTGCTCGTTTGTGCGATCATTCAAATGTCAGTTCAGCTGTTCGTCTTCATGCACATCGGCGAGACAGGTACGAAGACATCACTTTATACGAATATCGCGTACGCGCTGTTCGTAGGTCTGGTGACGATTTTCGGTACACTGTTTACGATGATCTGGGGATATCAATAA
- the qoxC gene encoding cytochrome aa3 quinol oxidase subunit III, whose translation MKIDHSVPLEYSTEENKNRIFGFWVFLGAEIVMFSTLFAVYFTLWNRTGNGPTAKEIFEIGPVLIETFLLLTSSFTIGLAINSMRQGLMKATLGFFAVTLLLGLGFLGVEIYEFVTYVGEGATLQTNAFMSSLFTLLGLHGAHVTLGLVWGGGLMLQMKREGFTPDTANKSFIFSLYWHFLDVVWIFIFSFVYLKGLM comes from the coding sequence ATGAAAATAGATCATTCAGTACCGCTGGAATATAGTACGGAAGAGAACAAAAACCGCATCTTCGGCTTCTGGGTATTTCTCGGAGCAGAGATCGTCATGTTCTCCACGCTCTTCGCCGTATATTTCACCTTGTGGAACCGGACCGGCAACGGTCCTACGGCGAAAGAGATTTTTGAAATCGGACCGGTGCTTATCGAGACCTTCCTGCTTCTGACGAGCAGCTTCACGATCGGTCTGGCGATCAACAGTATGCGGCAAGGCTTGATGAAAGCGACATTAGGATTTTTTGCAGTCACTTTATTGCTTGGCCTCGGATTCCTGGGCGTCGAGATTTATGAATTCGTTACGTATGTAGGCGAAGGCGCGACACTGCAAACGAACGCGTTCATGTCCAGCTTATTCACGCTGCTGGGCCTCCACGGGGCGCACGTTACGCTTGGATTGGTGTGGGGCGGCGGATTGATGCTGCAAATGAAACGTGAAGGCTTCACGCCGGATACGGCGAACAAGTCGTTCATCTTCTCGCTGTACTGGCACTTCCTGGATGTCGTCTGGATTTTCATCTTCAGCTTTGTATACTTGAAAGGATTGATGTGA
- a CDS encoding metal-sensitive transcriptional regulator, which produces MTEPRETEHHCADPSADSSADERRSHHSDELKSNLNRRLNRIEGQIRGIKGMIDKDTYCDDVLNQIAAVQSALNSVGRLLLEGHMKSCVIERIQAGETEVVEELLVTVNKLMK; this is translated from the coding sequence ATGACAGAACCTAGGGAAACGGAGCATCATTGTGCGGATCCCTCAGCAGATTCGTCCGCAGATGAGAGACGCAGTCATCATTCCGATGAGCTGAAGAGCAATCTGAACCGGCGTCTTAACCGGATTGAAGGGCAAATTCGGGGAATTAAGGGGATGATCGACAAGGATACGTACTGCGACGACGTTCTCAACCAAATTGCGGCTGTACAGTCGGCTCTGAACAGTGTTGGCAGGCTGCTGCTTGAAGGCCATATGAAGAGCTGCGTCATTGAACGCATCCAGGCCGGGGAGACCGAAGTGGTGGAAGAGCTCCTGGTTACGGTGAATAAGCTGATGAAATAA
- the nfsA gene encoding oxygen-insensitive NADPH nitroreductase yields MNETMALLLNHRSIRKFTDQALTREQVETIIAAGQAASSSSNVQAYSVIAVTEEPLKAELARLSGNQAYVYSCPVFLVWCADLSRLKMAAQQHRAGQETYEGSMENLIVATVDTALAAQNAAVAAESLGLGIVYIGGIRNQIAEVASLLGLPELVYPVFGMCVGYPDQQPVLRPRLPQQAVLHWNGYDASGSEKHVERYDEIMSAYLRERTGGAKDTPWSELMADKLAQPSRMHMASFLRERGFGTK; encoded by the coding sequence ATGAACGAAACGATGGCCTTGCTGCTTAACCACCGCTCCATCCGTAAATTTACGGATCAGGCGTTGACGCGGGAGCAGGTCGAAACGATCATTGCTGCCGGACAAGCGGCTTCGTCCTCCAGCAATGTTCAAGCTTACAGCGTGATCGCCGTGACCGAGGAGCCGCTTAAAGCAGAGCTGGCCCGGCTTAGCGGCAATCAAGCGTACGTGTACAGCTGTCCCGTGTTTTTGGTGTGGTGTGCCGATTTGTCGAGATTGAAGATGGCGGCGCAGCAACACCGGGCTGGTCAGGAAACTTACGAAGGCTCTATGGAAAATCTGATCGTAGCGACCGTAGATACCGCATTGGCGGCCCAGAACGCCGCAGTTGCCGCTGAGTCACTGGGCCTTGGCATTGTGTATATCGGCGGCATCCGCAATCAAATCGCCGAGGTCGCCAGCCTGCTAGGTTTGCCAGAGCTCGTCTATCCTGTGTTCGGGATGTGCGTCGGCTACCCGGACCAACAGCCCGTGCTTCGTCCAAGGCTGCCGCAGCAGGCGGTTCTGCATTGGAACGGCTATGACGCGTCCGGTTCGGAGAAGCATGTCGAACGGTATGACGAGATCATGTCGGCGTATTTGCGCGAAAGAACCGGGGGAGCCAAAGACACACCGTGGTCGGAGCTGATGGCGGATAAGCTCGCACAGCCTTCGCGAATGCATATGGCTTCCTTTTTACGTGAACGGGGGTTTGGCACGAAGTAA
- a CDS encoding contractile injection system protein, VgrG/Pvc8 family produces MSLGYDNILIQPFERINLEQLTLTKKINEHTRLYFTGVIPEDMRDSCVETTHSYTVIEVSQKDEAGGTTPLFSGIALSVEVKVARDVYYLEVEAISHTYRMDIKQRTRSFQNINMTIPQLLEQIREDYEGLDVIDGATDGAKIGRIAIQYQETDWAFLRRLASRYHTSLMPAARFDSPKFYFGIEDIPAHVVLDHSRYTVRKQMLPFRYFQENDQARLTENDFIFYEVETDEVLDLGAQLNFQGHSLFVMEAYTEMRQGQLRHQYVLGSYQGFRQKSYYQEKLAGASLSGVVVDVRQDQVRIHLDCDEQQKVDEAYWFNYSTAYSAEGHTGWYVMPEIGDPVSLYFPGSREEDGIAGSAVRRNTQGSAHNKILDPQRKIWRTPHGKEICLGPDELVITGKEGAIYIKLNDKDGIHIVSNNAVSISAGGDLSLTAGTTMSLSAGSELRMDCNGSSIELSGSAKMKGSEVKSN; encoded by the coding sequence ATGAGTCTGGGATACGATAACATTCTAATTCAGCCATTTGAGAGAATTAACCTGGAACAGCTCACCTTAACGAAGAAAATAAATGAGCATACCCGGCTGTATTTTACAGGCGTGATTCCGGAAGATATGCGGGACAGCTGCGTAGAAACAACGCACAGCTATACGGTCATTGAAGTAAGCCAAAAGGATGAGGCAGGCGGCACCACACCATTATTCAGCGGGATTGCACTCTCAGTTGAGGTGAAAGTTGCACGTGATGTCTACTATTTGGAGGTAGAGGCTATCTCGCATACCTACCGAATGGACATCAAGCAGCGTACGCGCTCTTTTCAGAATATCAATATGACGATTCCTCAATTGCTGGAACAGATTCGCGAGGACTACGAGGGGCTTGATGTGATTGACGGGGCTACTGATGGGGCGAAGATCGGGCGTATTGCCATCCAGTACCAGGAGACGGATTGGGCTTTCTTAAGACGGTTGGCCTCCCGCTATCATACAAGCTTGATGCCCGCCGCCCGTTTTGATAGTCCGAAGTTTTATTTTGGCATTGAGGATATTCCTGCACATGTGGTGCTGGATCATAGCCGTTACACCGTACGCAAGCAAATGCTGCCTTTTCGTTATTTTCAGGAGAATGACCAGGCCAGGCTGACGGAGAACGACTTCATTTTTTATGAAGTGGAGACGGACGAGGTGCTGGATTTAGGAGCGCAGTTGAACTTTCAGGGGCACAGCCTATTTGTGATGGAAGCTTATACCGAAATGAGACAAGGCCAGTTGAGACACCAATATGTATTGGGATCTTACCAAGGCTTCCGGCAAAAAAGCTACTATCAGGAAAAACTAGCCGGCGCATCGTTAAGCGGCGTAGTTGTTGACGTGCGCCAGGATCAGGTGCGCATTCATTTGGACTGCGATGAGCAGCAGAAGGTAGATGAGGCATACTGGTTCAACTACTCTACGGCTTATAGTGCTGAGGGACATACGGGCTGGTATGTGATGCCTGAAATCGGCGATCCCGTTTCGCTATATTTTCCGGGCAGCCGAGAAGAAGATGGAATTGCGGGGAGTGCTGTCAGACGAAATACGCAAGGAAGCGCCCATAATAAAATTTTGGATCCTCAGAGGAAAATATGGCGAACCCCTCATGGCAAAGAAATTTGCCTGGGACCCGATGAACTGGTCATTACGGGGAAAGAAGGGGCTATTTATATCAAGCTGAACGATAAGGATGGCATACATATTGTAAGCAACAATGCCGTAAGCATCTCGGCGGGGGGAGATCTAAGCCTGACGGCTGGGACAACGATGTCACTCTCCGCAGGCAGCGAGCTGCGTATGGATTGCAACGGCAGTTCTATTGAACTTAGCGGTTCAGCCAAGATGAAGGGCAGCGAAGTGAAATCTAATTAG
- the qoxA gene encoding cytochrome aa3 quinol oxidase subunit II, with product MKRRGLLLIAFSALLVFLSGCNTLKVLDPKGPVAKTQSDVIIFSIITMAFILLVVYVLYVYMLTKYRASKAAPDYEPPHDEGKTWLEITWTAFPLIIVIILSVVTIRSTNAVEAVPKDYQDQKPMIIYAASSNWKWHFSYPEEGIETVNYVNIPTHRPVEFRLYAYGPITSFWVPQLGGQKYAMSDMVTKLNLVAEHEGSFMGKNANFSGEGFAHMEFEVLAMNQKEYDKWVDEVKSTASELTPDEFQTLLDTKFVGRKTYSSTHLTFLPPPEGEHAGHNHGDSAAKSELDQFQIDQPGAENSGGGETEHSGHNH from the coding sequence ATGAAAAGAAGAGGGCTGCTGTTAATCGCATTTTCAGCGCTGCTTGTCTTCCTGTCCGGCTGCAATACTTTGAAGGTATTGGACCCGAAAGGACCTGTGGCCAAGACTCAATCCGACGTCATTATTTTCTCCATCATCACGATGGCGTTTATACTGCTCGTCGTTTATGTGCTTTACGTTTACATGCTGACCAAATATCGGGCTTCCAAAGCTGCTCCGGACTACGAGCCGCCGCATGACGAAGGAAAGACCTGGCTAGAAATTACCTGGACGGCATTCCCGTTAATTATCGTTATCATTCTTTCGGTGGTTACGATTCGCAGTACGAATGCGGTCGAGGCTGTACCTAAGGATTATCAAGATCAAAAACCGATGATTATTTACGCGGCTTCCTCCAACTGGAAATGGCACTTCAGCTATCCGGAAGAAGGAATCGAAACGGTAAACTACGTAAATATCCCAACCCATCGTCCTGTCGAGTTCCGCCTATATGCGTACGGACCGATTACAAGCTTCTGGGTGCCGCAGCTCGGCGGACAGAAATATGCGATGAGCGACATGGTTACGAAGCTGAACCTCGTTGCCGAGCATGAAGGTTCTTTTATGGGCAAGAATGCGAACTTCTCCGGCGAAGGCTTTGCTCACATGGAATTCGAGGTGCTGGCGATGAACCAGAAGGAATACGACAAATGGGTGGATGAAGTGAAAAGCACGGCTTCCGAATTGACACCGGACGAATTCCAAACCCTGCTGGACACGAAATTTGTCGGCAGAAAAACCTACTCCTCCACGCACCTGACGTTCTTACCGCCGCCTGAGGGTGAGCACGCTGGGCATAATCACGGCGACTCTGCCGCGAAATCCGAGCTTGATCAGTTCCAAATCGATCAACCCGGTGCAGAGAACAGCGGAGGCGGAGAGACGGAACACTCCGGGCACAATCATTAA
- a CDS encoding pentapeptide repeat-containing protein, protein MDKPLEGPEQQVNFNEARLSSRKDWAEMFKATLEQRIEECVQKFREYCRDIRQKQVQGQKGSISYITYSMLRTSWLEQHPVYLVEAADEYWVFDANPIQFEWEISWAFSYWSDLQQQRQAEAVEQPSEVGIEQIMLDAAAELHAFMVNMLRLAMKRAVRTPEFQALDRAETFEIRAGEYLDQSVSVYKEDRRKRDVQEVKAWLELKEAQQYGYEALTELDLSEGDYSRLDFRYTAFRSMQMENSRLQYCVLVGTDWQDSLLQRADFTFSLIYGADFSGCSLRNALLDRVMGSVSDSDSWLEWEPLGFSGVNFTGADLQGASFRAAQLQGAVFRDTLLQQASFINADLAAACFENADLTGASFAGADLTDVSFDGARLSGTDFTGANLRGVNMTEEQLREVRRQLT, encoded by the coding sequence ATGGACAAGCCTTTGGAGGGTCCGGAGCAGCAGGTAAATTTTAATGAGGCAAGGCTCTCTAGTCGTAAAGATTGGGCGGAGATGTTTAAGGCTACGTTAGAACAACGTATTGAGGAATGTGTACAGAAATTTAGAGAATATTGCCGCGACATTCGTCAAAAGCAGGTTCAGGGACAAAAAGGCAGCATAAGCTACATCACTTACTCTATGCTGCGAACATCGTGGCTGGAGCAGCATCCGGTCTATTTAGTCGAGGCCGCCGATGAGTATTGGGTATTTGATGCGAACCCCATTCAATTTGAGTGGGAGATAAGCTGGGCCTTCTCCTATTGGAGTGATCTACAGCAGCAGCGTCAGGCTGAAGCCGTGGAGCAGCCTTCAGAGGTCGGAATAGAGCAGATCATGCTGGACGCGGCGGCAGAACTCCATGCATTTATGGTAAATATGCTTCGTCTGGCGATGAAGCGAGCGGTGCGTACTCCCGAGTTCCAAGCGCTGGATCGTGCAGAGACATTTGAGATTCGGGCCGGAGAGTATTTGGATCAAAGCGTCTCCGTATACAAAGAAGATCGCCGGAAGCGGGATGTTCAAGAGGTTAAAGCATGGCTGGAATTAAAGGAAGCGCAGCAGTACGGCTATGAAGCCTTGACGGAGCTTGACCTATCGGAGGGGGACTACAGCCGCTTGGATTTTCGCTATACGGCTTTCCGCAGCATGCAGATGGAGAATAGCCGTTTGCAGTATTGCGTGTTGGTGGGTACTGATTGGCAGGATAGCTTGCTTCAACGGGCTGACTTTACCTTCAGCCTGATCTATGGAGCTGATTTTAGCGGCTGCTCCCTAAGGAATGCTCTGTTGGACAGGGTAATGGGCAGCGTAAGCGATTCAGATTCATGGCTGGAGTGGGAGCCATTAGGATTTAGCGGGGTGAATTTTACGGGGGCGGATCTGCAGGGAGCTTCTTTTAGAGCAGCTCAGCTTCAAGGTGCGGTATTCCGGGATACCCTGCTGCAGCAGGCTTCATTTATCAATGCGGATCTAGCGGCGGCTTGCTTCGAGAATGCCGATCTGACAGGTGCCAGTTTTGCTGGAGCAGATCTGACAGACGTGTCTTTTGATGGCGCGCGGTTGAGTGGAACTGATTTTACAGGCGCCAATTTGCGGGGTGTGAATATGACGGAGGAACAGCTCCGTGAAGTTAGGAGGCAACTTACGTGA
- the qoxB gene encoding cytochrome aa3 quinol oxidase subunit I has protein sequence MKWDEFFVTGEPMIYGAMVSIVIVSIAIVVGLTYFKKWGYLWREWLTTVDHKKIGIMYIISALIMLFRGGVDGLLMRAQLAVPENGLLDSQHYNEIFTTHGVIMILFMAMPFIIGLMNVVVPLQIGARDVAFPRLNAVSFWLFFAGAMLFNISFVIGGSPDAGWTAYFPLSSIEFSPTVGNNYYSIALQISGLGTLMTGVNFIVTILKMRAPGMTLMRMPMFTWSILVTSVIIVFAFPVLTIALLLMMLDRQFGSQFFTMANGGMDMLWANLFWVWGHPEVYIVILPAFGIFSEVISTFSRKNLYGYKSMVFSMVIISLLSFVVWAHHFYTMGHGAMVNGVFSVTTMAIAIPTGIKIFNWLFTMHKGRIEFTTPMLYALGFIPIFTIGGVTGVMLAMASADYQYHNTMFLVAHFHYVLIPGTVFGVLAGMYYWFPKLFGFRLNDKQGKLAFWIIVISFNVTFLPLFALGLNGMTRRMYTYSAETGFGPLNLIASIGSIGLAIGFAVLVYNIYWSFRYAPRETSGDPWNARTLEWSTPSPIPHYNFARMPDIEGRDAFWFAKKSGKPLYTEEYSDIHMPNNSGQPFILGVIFMIFGFFMVFNWWVGAVIGAIGIFVMMIIRSFERDHGHYIPAKEVVATEQRLRGEQV, from the coding sequence ATGAAATGGGACGAATTTTTCGTCACAGGCGAACCGATGATTTATGGCGCGATGGTCAGTATTGTTATTGTGTCTATCGCGATTGTTGTCGGGCTTACCTATTTTAAAAAATGGGGCTACCTGTGGCGTGAATGGTTAACAACCGTTGATCATAAAAAAATCGGTATTATGTATATCATTTCTGCACTCATCATGCTATTTCGGGGCGGCGTAGACGGCCTCTTGATGCGTGCGCAGCTTGCTGTCCCAGAGAACGGATTATTGGACAGCCAGCACTATAACGAAATATTTACGACGCACGGGGTCATCATGATCCTCTTCATGGCAATGCCGTTTATTATCGGCTTGATGAACGTCGTCGTCCCTCTGCAAATCGGGGCACGGGACGTAGCGTTCCCGCGCCTGAACGCTGTCAGCTTCTGGCTGTTCTTCGCCGGAGCGATGCTGTTCAACATTTCGTTCGTCATCGGCGGATCGCCGGATGCCGGATGGACGGCTTACTTCCCGCTGTCGAGCATTGAGTTCAGCCCGACGGTAGGCAATAACTATTACTCCATTGCACTGCAGATTTCCGGACTGGGTACGCTCATGACCGGGGTGAACTTCATCGTGACCATTCTCAAAATGCGCGCGCCTGGCATGACGCTGATGCGTATGCCGATGTTCACATGGTCGATTCTGGTTACTTCCGTCATCATCGTATTTGCGTTCCCGGTATTGACGATCGCGCTGCTGCTGATGATGCTGGACCGGCAGTTCGGCTCGCAGTTCTTCACCATGGCCAATGGCGGGATGGATATGCTCTGGGCCAACCTGTTCTGGGTATGGGGGCATCCAGAGGTATACATCGTTATTCTGCCCGCATTCGGTATCTTTAGTGAAGTTATATCAACATTTTCACGCAAAAATCTGTACGGTTACAAATCAATGGTGTTCAGTATGGTCATCATCTCGCTCCTGTCTTTTGTCGTGTGGGCTCACCACTTCTATACGATGGGACACGGCGCGATGGTTAACGGTGTCTTCTCTGTGACCACGATGGCGATTGCCATTCCGACCGGGATCAAAATCTTTAACTGGCTCTTTACGATGCATAAAGGACGCATCGAATTTACGACGCCAATGCTGTATGCTCTTGGCTTTATTCCGATCTTTACGATTGGCGGCGTGACCGGCGTTATGCTGGCCATGGCAAGTGCGGATTACCAGTACCACAACACGATGTTCCTAGTAGCCCACTTCCACTACGTATTGATTCCAGGAACAGTCTTTGGGGTTCTGGCGGGAATGTACTACTGGTTCCCGAAACTGTTCGGCTTCCGCCTGAACGACAAGCAAGGCAAACTGGCTTTCTGGATTATTGTAATAAGCTTCAACGTAACGTTCCTGCCGCTCTTCGCCCTTGGATTGAATGGGATGACGCGGCGGATGTACACTTACTCCGCAGAGACCGGATTCGGTCCGCTGAACCTGATCGCTTCGATCGGCTCGATCGGTCTGGCCATCGGCTTTGCGGTACTCGTCTACAACATTTATTGGAGCTTCCGCTATGCGCCTAGAGAGACGAGCGGCGATCCATGGAATGCACGGACCTTGGAGTGGAGCACGCCAAGCCCGATTCCTCACTACAACTTTGCGCGCATGCCTGACATTGAAGGCCGCGATGCATTCTGGTTTGCGAAGAAGTCCGGCAAACCTCTGTATACTGAGGAATACAGCGACATTCATATGCCTAACAACAGTGGCCAGCCGTTTATTCTGGGTGTGATCTTTATGATCTTCGGATTCTTCATGGTCTTTAACTGGTGGGTAGGGGCTGTGATTGGAGCCATAGGCATCTTCGTTATGATGATCATCAGATCCTTTGAACGCGATCACGGACATTATATTCCTGCGAAGGAAGTTGTGGCGACCGAACAACGATTGCGGGGTGAACAGGTATGA
- a CDS encoding LysE/ArgO family amino acid transporter, producing MWEATIYGLVLAFGLILPLGVQNVFVFNQGAGHRKFRHALPAVITAALCDTLLIMLAVAGVSLIVLTISWLKILLFIVGALFMLYMGWSIWRSRPDLPAAGEASLPAGKQIVFALSVSLLNPHAIMDTIGVIGTSSLRFEGLDKALFAGAAVAVSWVWFLGLCWMGRLIGGMDPSRRLLRHINKLSALIVWAMAGYIVIQLF from the coding sequence ATGTGGGAAGCGACGATATATGGCCTGGTCCTGGCATTTGGACTGATACTGCCGCTTGGCGTGCAGAATGTATTCGTATTTAACCAGGGAGCGGGGCACCGCAAGTTTCGCCACGCCCTGCCTGCGGTCATAACGGCGGCTTTATGTGATACGCTATTGATTATGCTTGCGGTTGCCGGGGTCTCCCTGATCGTTCTAACGATATCCTGGCTGAAAATATTGCTGTTCATTGTTGGCGCATTGTTCATGCTGTACATGGGCTGGTCGATTTGGCGGAGCCGTCCGGATTTGCCAGCGGCTGGTGAAGCCAGCCTCCCGGCGGGTAAACAAATTGTATTCGCGCTTTCCGTGTCGCTGCTCAATCCCCATGCTATCATGGATACGATCGGCGTAATCGGCACGAGCTCGCTTCGCTTCGAGGGACTGGATAAAGCATTGTTTGCCGGCGCAGCCGTCGCGGTATCGTGGGTCTGGTTTCTGGGGCTGTGCTGGATGGGACGCCTGATTGGCGGCATGGATCCAAGCAGGAGACTGCTGCGTCATATCAATAAGCTGTCGGCGCTCATCGTCTGGGCCATGGCAGGGTATATTGTGATTCAGTTATTTTGA
- the copZ gene encoding copper chaperone CopZ: MQTVTLNVEGMSCNHCVNSIEGAVSKLGASAKVDLSAKNVTVSYDEGKLSVETIKEAIEDQGYDVV, translated from the coding sequence ATGCAAACAGTTACCTTAAACGTAGAAGGAATGTCCTGCAATCACTGCGTGAACTCCATCGAGGGCGCGGTATCCAAGCTTGGAGCGAGCGCCAAGGTCGATTTGTCGGCCAAAAACGTCACGGTCAGCTATGACGAGGGCAAGCTTAGTGTAGAGACGATCAAGGAAGCGATCGAAGATCAGGGCTACGACGTGGTATAA
- a CDS encoding PLP-dependent aminotransferase family protein, protein MEQSHWQPSRQSATPLHMQITQYIRDKIVGGEWPVGTRIPSQRKLAEAFKVNRSTVVTALDELTAAGMLEGCKGGGTRVVNHTWGALAATPPTNWNDYVKSGIHRPNLPAVQEINRAEFHPGVIRLGTGELSPELLPHLEMSNVLRRVADRTPPLGYGEPMGDLRLRVLLAARLQKLGIAASPASVLIVSGALQALQLISVGLLEPGSAVLVERPSYLYSVPVFQSAGMKLRGVPMDENGLRADLVGAYARQYNASLLYTIPTFHNPSGTIMSEARRGQLMEVTEAGGLPVIEDDVYRDLWLDAPPPRPLKARDASGNVLYLGSLSKTVSPGLRIGWIAGPQPVLERLADIKMQSDYGSSTLSQQAAAEWLGSGMYEQHMERIRERLRERRAVMLNSLDRHFAGIASWKVPAGGFYVWLKLHAPLPARTLFDQALRRNILINPGHLYDRDANQHIRLSYAFASLDDMERSLAQLAEIIESILS, encoded by the coding sequence ATGGAGCAATCCCACTGGCAGCCCAGCCGTCAATCGGCTACCCCGCTGCATATGCAAATCACACAGTATATCCGGGACAAAATCGTCGGCGGTGAGTGGCCGGTAGGCACCCGCATCCCTTCGCAGCGCAAATTGGCCGAGGCCTTCAAGGTGAATCGCAGCACGGTTGTGACTGCCTTGGACGAGCTCACGGCCGCCGGGATGCTGGAGGGCTGCAAAGGCGGCGGAACTCGGGTAGTCAACCATACGTGGGGTGCGCTCGCTGCTACGCCGCCGACAAATTGGAACGACTATGTCAAATCCGGCATCCATCGGCCCAACCTGCCCGCCGTCCAGGAGATCAACCGCGCCGAGTTCCATCCCGGTGTGATCCGGCTCGGCACGGGAGAACTGTCGCCCGAGCTGCTTCCGCACCTGGAGATGAGCAATGTACTGCGCCGCGTGGCAGATCGGACTCCCCCACTTGGATATGGGGAGCCGATGGGAGACCTGCGGCTTCGCGTTCTGCTTGCAGCCCGGCTCCAGAAGCTCGGCATCGCGGCCTCTCCCGCTTCCGTGCTTATCGTCTCCGGGGCGCTGCAGGCGCTGCAGCTCATCTCCGTCGGATTGCTCGAGCCGGGTTCGGCCGTGCTTGTAGAACGTCCCTCCTACCTGTACTCCGTTCCTGTGTTTCAATCCGCGGGCATGAAGCTGCGCGGCGTCCCGATGGACGAGAACGGCCTGCGGGCCGATTTGGTCGGCGCTTACGCCAGGCAGTACAACGCTTCATTGCTGTATACGATCCCAACCTTCCATAACCCGTCGGGTACAATAATGAGCGAGGCACGCCGCGGGCAGCTGATGGAGGTTACCGAAGCCGGGGGCCTGCCGGTGATCGAAGACGACGTATATCGCGACTTATGGCTGGACGCTCCCCCTCCCCGCCCGCTTAAAGCCAGGGATGCCAGCGGGAACGTCCTTTATCTGGGCAGCTTGTCCAAGACGGTCAGCCCCGGCCTGCGCATCGGCTGGATCGCCGGTCCTCAGCCCGTACTGGAGCGGCTCGCCGACATCAAGATGCAAAGCGACTACGGCTCCAGCACATTGTCCCAGCAGGCAGCCGCCGAGTGGCTGGGCAGCGGAATGTACGAGCAGCATATGGAGCGGATTCGTGAACGGCTGAGGGAGCGCCGTGCCGTCATGCTGAACAGCCTAGACAGGCATTTCGCTGGTATCGCAAGCTGGAAAGTGCCTGCTGGCGGCTTTTATGTCTGGCTCAAGCTGCATGCCCCGCTTCCCGCGAGAACCCTGTTCGACCAGGCGCTGCGCCGGAACATTCTCATTAATCCCGGCCATCTGTACGACCGGGACGCGAACCAGCATATCCGCCTGTCATATGCCTTTGCTTCCCTGGATGACATGGAGCGCAGTCTTGCCCAGTTGGCGGAGATCATCGAGTCTATTTTGTCCTAA